In Vicinamibacterales bacterium, a single window of DNA contains:
- the gmd gene encoding GDP-mannose 4,6-dehydratase, with product MAKRALITGITGQDGSYLAELLLEKGYEVTGIVRRASAPNLWRIEHLLDRVTLRPADLLDQLSLMRVLSDVQPDELYNLAAMSFVPASWDQPMLTGEFNSQGVTRVLEAVRQVSPKVRLYQASSSEMFGKVREVPQTELTPFYPRSPYGVSKAFGHYITVNYRESYNLYACSGILFNHESPRRGLEFVTRKVTDGAARIKLGLADSLPLGNLDACRDWGFAGDYVRAMWLMLQQDEPDDYVVASGIAHSVRDLVDVAFSRVGLDWTTHVKVDAALLRPAEVDHLIGDPTKARTKLGWKPTVDFKDLIEMMVDADLKRLAASDSQRTRFSSL from the coding sequence TGCTCGAGAAGGGCTACGAGGTCACCGGCATCGTCCGCCGTGCGAGCGCGCCGAACCTGTGGCGAATAGAGCACCTGCTCGACCGCGTCACGCTGCGGCCGGCCGACCTCCTCGATCAGTTGTCGCTGATGCGCGTGCTGAGCGACGTCCAGCCCGACGAACTGTACAACCTGGCCGCCATGTCGTTCGTGCCGGCGAGCTGGGACCAGCCGATGCTGACCGGCGAGTTCAACTCGCAGGGTGTCACGCGCGTGCTCGAGGCCGTTCGCCAGGTGAGTCCGAAGGTCCGTCTGTATCAGGCTTCGTCGAGCGAGATGTTCGGCAAGGTCCGCGAGGTTCCGCAGACCGAGTTGACCCCGTTCTATCCCCGCAGCCCCTACGGGGTGTCGAAGGCGTTCGGCCACTACATCACCGTCAACTACCGGGAGAGCTACAACCTGTACGCCTGCTCCGGCATCCTGTTCAACCACGAATCGCCGCGGCGTGGTCTGGAGTTCGTGACGCGGAAGGTGACCGACGGGGCTGCGCGGATCAAGCTGGGACTGGCCGACTCGCTCCCGCTCGGCAACCTCGACGCCTGCCGTGACTGGGGGTTCGCCGGCGACTACGTTCGCGCGATGTGGTTGATGCTCCAGCAGGACGAGCCGGACGACTACGTCGTCGCCAGCGGGATTGCGCACTCGGTGCGCGATCTGGTCGACGTCGCCTTCTCCCGCGTCGGTCTCGACTGGACCACGCACGTGAAGGTCGATGCAGCACTGCTGCGTCCGGCCGAAGTGGACCACCTGATCGGGGACCCGACCAAGGCCAGGACGAAGCTGGGCTGGAAGCCGACGGTGGACTTCAAAGACCTCATCGAGATGATGGTCGATGCGGATCTGAAACGTCTGGCGGCGTCGGACAGCCAGCGCACACGGTTCTCGTCTCTGTAG